From the Simiduia curdlanivorans genome, the window GGGTAAGCAAGCTGCACAAGTATTTCAAATGCGGCAGATCGTTTCTTGAGGGGACATCAACTGGCATTGTCAGGAAAGACACCTTTTGAAGTCGTTTATGAACGTGAAATTATTAGCTTACGGTTTTACAAGGCAGGACGTAGAATCAGGTGAAAATAAACACCGTGTACCACTCGTTATTATTCCCCATTAGCAGCGAATACCTTAGTGTTCGATTTGTTTCCTGATCGTAGTCTCATTCGTTACTTTCAAAGTCAAGGTTTTGATGTGTATATGATTGACTGGGGCACACCAAGCCGTAAACAAGCTAGATATAATTTCGGTACATATATCAAAATCTTTATGCCCGACTTTATCAGCAAAATTCGTGAACATAGCGGACAACAACAACTATCACTGTATGGCTGGAGTCTCGGTGGAGCTATCTCACTTTGCTACACCTCATTATTTAAAGAAAAATATTAAGAATTTAATGATTTTGGCATCACAATTAACACTCATCAATCAGGTTATATTGGCAAGCTTTATCAAAAGTTAAATACACCAGCACAATGGGTGCGGACCAATACTAATTTCCGAATCCGTCAAATTCGAGCCGCTATTTCCATATTCATGGTTGGCAAAATACGCTCGGATTTAAGCTCACAGATCCAGTGGGTAATTTTTAAAAATTATTGGCAATTACTGAAAAATTGAACGATCGGCAGTTTGTAATTAATCACGCAACATCAAGTTCGTTTGTTGACAATATGCTCGCCTATCCTGGCGGTGTAATGCGCGATATTATTTACGCTTCTGGATTGATACGAACTTTCGACAGGTCTCGTTAAATTTGGAGATCAAACTGCTAATTTTAAAGATATTGAATGTTCAGTACTTGCGATTGGTGGGGATACTGACATTATTGTGACTGCAGAAGCTGTACGACCATTAATGGATTTGATCAGTAGCCAAGATAAAACCTTTGAAATCGTTCCTGGTGGTCATATGGGTTTGGTTTCAGGTAGCCAAGCACCAGAAGCAGTTTGGCCTGTAGTTCGCGCATGGTTACAACAGCGCTCAAATTAAGTGCTTATAATTGCTAAAATAATCAAGGCTGTGAATCTCTTTTACTTGAAAAGATATGAGCAGCCTTTTTCATAAATAGATGATATAGATATCGTTAAATCAAAATAAA encodes:
- a CDS encoding alpha/beta fold hydrolase, coding for MFDLFPDRSLIRYFQSQGFDVYMIDWGTPSRKQARYNFGTYIKIFMPDFISKIREHSGQQQLSLYGWSLGGAISLCYTSLFKEKY